CCGGCCCGGATCTTCGCCACCGGCGTCTCGTCCGGCGCGATGATGACCAACGTCCTGCTCGGGCTCTACCCCGACGTGGTGGCCGCCGGTGCCGCCTTCGCGGGCGTGCCGTTCGGCTGCTTCGCCACCACCGGCGGCTCGGAGTGGAACAGCGAGTGCGCCAACGGACAGCTGATCCGCACCCCGCAGCAGTGGGGTGACCTGGTGCGCAACGCGTACCCCGGCTACACCGGCGCGCGCCCGCGAATGCAGATCTGGCACGGCAGCAACGACGAGATCCTGCGCTACCCGAACTTCGGCGAGCAGGTCAAGCAGTGGACCAACGTGCACGGGTTGAGCCAGACCCCCACCTTCACCGACACCCCGCAGGCCGGCTACACCCGCACCCGCTACGGCGGCGCCGGCGACACCGCGCCGGTCGAGGCGGTCAGCATGCAGGGGGTGCCGCACAACCTGCCGGTGGACGCCGCCCAGGCGGTGCGCTTCTTCGGCCTCGACAGCACACCACCGAGCAGCCCGCCACCCAGCAGCCCGCCACCCAGCAGCCCGCCGCCGAGCAGCCCGCCGCCGACGGCCACACCGACGCCGACGGTTACGCCCACCACGCCCCCGCCGTCCCCGACGCTGCCACCGGGGACCGGCTGCCGGATCGGGTACGTGGTCAACGCCTGGAACAGCGGGCTGACCGCCTCGGTGACCATCACCAACACCGGTGCCACGGCCGTCAACGGCTGGAACCTGGCGTTCACCCTGCCCGGCGGGCAGAACATCACCAGCGGCTGGAACGCCACCTACTCGCCGACCTCCGGAGCCGTGACCGCCCGGAACGTCTCCTACAACGCCGCCATCGCCCCCAACGGCTCGGTCACCATCGGCTTCCAGGCCAACCACAGCGGCAACACCGCAGCACCGGCCTCGTTCACCCTCAACGACACCCCCTGCGCGGTCAGCTGAGCGCCGTCCCGCCCGCTGCGCGCCACCACCTCCACCACCACCAACCCGTACGGAGGAATCCGCATGCTGCTCAGGACAACAACCCGAGCGCCTCGGCGCTGGCTGGTCGCCGTCGCCACGCTCGCGCTGCTCGGCGCCGGCGTGGCCATGGCCTCGCCGAGCGCCCAGGCCGCGACGGTCGATCCCGGCGCCACGTACGTCTTCGTGAACCGGCACAGCGGTAAGGCGATGGACGTGTGGAACTGGTCCACCGCCGACAACGCCCCGGTCAACCAGCACGCCCGCAACGACACCGCCGTGCAACAGTGGCGCTTCGTCGACGTCGGCGGCGGCTACTACCAGATCCGCTCCGCGCACAGCGGCAAGGTCCTCGAACTGCCCAACGCCAACGACGGCGTCCAACTCGTGCAGAACAGCGCCGCCAGCGGCAACACCCGTCAGCACTTCCGGCTCGCCGACTCCGCCGGCGGGTACGTCAGGTTCCTCAACCGGCACTCGAACAAGGCCCTCGACGTCTGGGCCTGGTCCACCGCCGACGGCGGCATGATCTCCCAGTACCAGGACCTCGACGGCGCCAACCAGCAGTGGCAACTGGTCACCCTCAACACCGGTGGCGGCAGTGGCTGCGGCAGCGGCGCGTTCCAGGCCGAGGCGGTGCTCAGCGGCGGCACGTGGACCGCCCGCAACGGCGGTAGCACGGTCTACACCGGCGCCGACATGCGCGCCGCCGTGCAGGCGGCGGTGAACAGCCTCAGCGCCGGCCGGACCAGCAAGCAGCGGGTCGTGGTACGCGGCTCCGGCTCGATCAGCGCCGGCTCCCGGATCTCGCTGCCCAGCTACACGACGATCGACGTCTGCGGCACCATCAACGTGACCGGTTCCGGCTCCGGCGACCAGGCCCCGATCTACTCCCGGGGCACCACCCAGATCGAGGTGCAGAACCTCACCGTCACCGGCACCCCGCTCTACGGCATCTTCCTGCGCAACGTCACCAACGTGATCCTCGGCCAGATCGACATGCGGCTCTCCAGCGGGCTGGGCGTACGCATCGACAACCGGGGCGACACCAGCCAGTGGACCCGCAACGTCCGCATCGACAACGTCTACGTATCCGGCGCGAGTTCGCACGCCGTGGAGACGTACGGCGTGGACGGGCTGACCGTCGGCACCGTGACCGCCCGCAACGTCGGTGAGTCGGGGCTGCTGCTCAACGAGACCATCAACGCCACGGTGACCACGGTCGACGCGGAGAACGCCGGCACCGGCACCGGCTACGCGGCGTTCCGGACCGCCAACCGGGCCGGGCGGATCGGCGCCGGCTACCCGACCAACATCCGGGTGGACACCGTGCGGGCGCGTGGTGGTGGCCGGGGCATCTTCTGCGTCTCGGAATCCGGCGGGGTGGCGGTCAACCGGGTCGACATCGCCAACACCGGCAACAACGCGATCCTCATCGAGAACTGCTCCGGAGTGGACATCGCGGCGGGCGGCGGCACGATCAGCGGCGGCGGCGAGGTGCGGCTGGCCGCGCGCGCCGACTTCCCCGGCAACCGGGACATCACGCTGCGCAACTTCACGCTGGCCAACAGCCGGATCGTGGAGAACCCCTGCGCGACCAACCTGACCATCAGCAACGTCACCCTGAGCAACTCGACCATCAGCCGCTGCTGACCCGGCCCAACGGAAAGAAGCGCCACACCGGTCGTCCGGCACGGGCCCGCCCGTGCCGGACGACCCTGGTTGACAGATCATGAGAGCGATCCCAGACTGGCTCGCGTCGATCTGGCCGGCCACGCGAGGAGCAGCGATGAAGATCGCCGATGCCCGGGTCATCGTCACCTGTCCCGGACGGAACTTCGTCACGTTGAAGATCGTGACCGACGACGGGGTGACCGGGATCGGCGACGCCACCCTCAACGGCCGGGAACTGGCGGTCGCCAGCTACCTGACCGACCACGTCGTACCGCTGCTGATCGGGCGGGAGGCGGACCGGATCGAGGACACCTGGCAGTACCTCTACCGGGGCGCGTACTGGCGGCGCGGCCCGGTCACGATGAGCGCCATCGCGGCGGTGGACACCGCGCTGTGGGACATCAAGGGCAAGGTGGCCGGGCTGCCCGTGTACCAGTTGCTGGGCGGCCGCAGCCGCGAGGGGGTGACCGTGTACGGCCACGCCAACGCGCCCACCGTGGACGCGCTGCTCGCCGAGGTGGCCCGCTACCTCGATCTCGGCTACCGCGCGATCCGGGTGCAGACCGGAGTGCCCGGCCTGGCCGCCACCTACGGGGTCGGGCGGAACCGGCACCACTACGAACCGGCGGACGCGGCCATCCCCACCGAGACCGTCTGGAGCAGCGAGCGGTACCTCACCCACGTGCCGTCGGTCTTCGCCCGGGTCCGCAGCGAGTTCGGGCCGGAGCTGAAACTGCTGCACGACGTGCACCACCGGCTCACCCCGATCGAGGCGGCCCGCCTGGGCAAGGCCGTGGAGCCGTACGCGCTGACCTGGTTGGAGGACCCGGTACCGGCGGAGTTGCAGGAGGGCTTCCGGCTGATCCGCCAGCACACCACGACGCCGATTGCCGTCGGCGAGGTGTTCAACACGATCTGGGACTGCCAGCAGCTCATCACCGAGCAGCTCATCGACTACGTGCGGGCCACCGTCGTGCACGCGGGGGGCATCACCCACCTGCGCCGCATCTTCGACCTGGCCCATCTCTACCACGTGCGCAGCGGTTCGCACGGCGCCACCGACCTGTCACCGGTGTGCCTGGCCGCGGCCCTGCATCTCGACGTGAGCATCCCCAACTTCGGCCTGCAGGAGTACATGCCGCACACCGAGGCCACCGACGCGGTCTTTCCCCACTCGTACCGCTTCGCCGACGGCTACCTGCACCCGTCCGAGGAGCCGGGGCTCGGGGTCGACATCGACGAGGAGCTGGCCGCGCAGCACCCGTACCGGCCGGCGGCACTGCCGGTGAACCGGCTGGAGGACGGCACGCTGCACAACTGGTGAGCACGCCGGTGCCCGACGCGGGACAGCATCCCGCGCCGGGCATCGGAGAGGTGCCGGTGGATCAGCTGGCGGTGCAGGTGGGGGTGCCGGAAGGTCCGGCGCCGGTGCCCTGGAAGCCGAACTCCGTGCTGGTGCCGGCGGCGACCGCGCCGTTGTAGCTGACGTTGCGGAACGTCACGTTGCCGCTGGTGCCGCTGGCCTGGGTGTTCCAGCTGTTGGTCACCGCGCTGCCGCTCGGCAGCCCGATGCTCACCGCCCAGCCGTTGATTCTCGACGAGCCGGCGGTGACGCGTACGGTGGCGACGAATCCGCCGTTCCAGGAGTTCAGCGACACCGACGCGGTGCAGCCCGCGCCGCCGGGCGGCGGGGTGGTGGGCGGCGGAGTGGTCGGCGGCGGAGTGGTGGGCGGCGGGGTGGTCGGCGGCGGCGTGGTCGGCGGCGGGGTGGTGCCGCCGTTGAGGGCCTCGAGCGTCGCGTTGTACGCGGGCTTCTTGTTACCGCTGGCGTCGAAGAGCAGCGGGGTGCCGCCGGAGCGCCAGGAGTCGCTGTCCCGGATGCCCCAGACCGTGATGCCGGTGCAGCGGGAGACGGCGAGACAGTCGGTGACCACCCGGCGGTAGGTCTCGGCCTGCGCGGTGCCCGAGCCCTCGATGTCCAGCTCGGTGATCTGCACGTCCACCCCGAGTGCGGCGAAGCTGGAGAGCGTGGTGCGGTAGTTGCTGGGGTACGGCGAGTTGGGGTTGAAGTGCGACTGCAGGCCGACGCAGTCGATCGGCACGCCCCGGCTGCGGAAGTCGCGGACCAGATCGTAGACGGCCTGCGTCTTGGCGTGGCTCCAGTCGTCGGTGTTGTAGTCGTTGTAGCAGAGCTTCGCGCCCGGGTCGGCGGCCCGCGCGGCACGGAAGGCCGCCTCGATCCAGTCGTTGCCGGTGCGCTGGAGGTTCGAGTCGCGCCGGGCGCCGCTGCTGCCGTCGGCGAACGCCTCGTTCACCACGTCCCAGGAGTGGATCTTGCCACGGTAGTAGGTGGCGACCTGGGTGACATGGTTGAGCATCGCGCTGCGCAGCGCGGTGCCGGAGAGGTTCTGCATCCAGCCGGGTTGCTGGGAGTGCCAGGCCAGGGTGTGGCCGCGTACGGTCTGGCCCTGGGCGATGGCGTGGTTGACGATCCGGTCCGCGTTGGTGAAGTTGAAGACGCCCTGCTGCGGCTCGGTCGCGTCGAGCTTCATCTCGTTCTCGGGGGTGACCGAGTTGAACTCGCGGTTGAGGATGCCGACGTAGGTCGAGTCGGAGAGCTTGTTCGCCGCCACCGCGGCGCCGAAGTACCGGCCCCGCTCGGCGGCGGATGCGCCCAGGGTGGTCGCCGCGCTGGCGGTGGAGGACACCACCACCACGCTGGTGGCGACGAGGGCTAGACCGACCGCAGCCGAGACCAGCGCGTTACGCGGTCGCAGTCGGGTCGCCGGGCGCCCGCTGGCGCGGGCAGAGGCGTTGTTCATGGCATGAGCCTTTCGACGAAGCCGTGCTGATGAGAAGCCGGCCCCGACTACTGCCCAGCACGGTGGCCCTTCGTCGCCGACGCGGTCGCCCGGAAGCCGCGTCGGCCGGTGCGTGCAGCCGGCCACCATGAGTAGATCGAGGCTGTTGTATATCGAAAACAGTATCGAAACACGTCCGAAAGCTCAACGCGCTCCGGAACACTTTCAGCCCCGGTCCGAATCGCCGCCCACTGCCCGTCGTCCCGCCACGCCACGGAGAACGTGGTCACGTCGATCAGGCCGGAGTCTCCGAAAGTTTCGGCGCCGCCATCCGGTCGGCGGTGCCGTCGGCACCACCGAGTACGCCGGCCAGCCAGCGCAGCTGCCGCCGTACCTGGGTCGCGTCCCCGTGCTCGTGGCCGTTGAACGGGTAGACGTGCATCGCCCGCTCGGGCTCCGGCTGGCCGCTGGCGGCACCGTACTGGTTGTACGCGGCGAAGCCGGTGCTCGGCGGGCAGACCATGTCGCGCAGCCCCACGCCGAAGTGCGCCGGGGCACTGGCCCGCCGGGCGAAGGTGACCCCGTCGACGTAGGAGAGGGTGCGCCGCACCGCCGGCTCCGCGTCCCGGTTGATGGCGAGGTAGTTGACGATGTCGCCGTACACCCCGACATCGGTGATCTCGATGGCCCGCTGCAGGTGGCAGAGGAACGGCGCGGTGGCGAGCACCGCGGCCAGGTCGGGAACGAGCCCGGCGACCGCCAGGGCCAGCCCGCCGCCCTGGCTGTTGCCCGCGGCGACCACCCGCCGCGGGTCGACTCCCGGCAGGGCGCGAGCCGCCTGGACCGCCCGCACCGCGTCGGTGATGAGGCGGCGGTAGTAGTAGCCCTCCGGGGACAGGATGCCGCGGGTCACCGGCGACGGCCCACCGTGCGCCTCGCCGTGCGGGTCGGGCGTGTCGCCCGCACCGTACTGGCCGGACTGGCCCCGGGCGTCCATGAGCAGGTGCGCGTAGCCCGCGACCGGCCAGATCAGGCGCTCGTGCGGCAGCCCCCGGCCGCGGCCGTAGCCGACGTACTCCACGACCACCGGCAGCGGATCGTCCACTCCGGACGGGCGGGTGTACCAGGCCCGGACCGGGTCACCGGCGAATCCGGCGAAGGTGACGTCCCAGCTGTCGACCAGACGCAGATCGGTGGGTTCGGGACGGACGTCGAGCAGCACCGGTGACTCCGCCGCCGCGCGCAGCGTGGACCGCCAGAACGCGTCGAAGTCGGCGGGCTCGGCCACGGCTGGCGCGTACTGCCGCAGCTGGTCCAGGGACAGGTCGAACAGGGGCATGGCTCCTCGCAGGGGCGTCGGTCAGGGTGGTGGGGCGGTGCTCTCGCGGACGATCAGCTCGGCGACCAGGTCGATCCGGCTGGTGGGCAGGGCGTTTCCCCGCGCGAGGTCGAGCAGCATCTGGGTGGCCGTGCCGGCCATGTCGTACAGCGGCTGGTTGACCGTGGTCAGGGCCGGGCCGATCCAGGCCGAGACCGGAAGGTTGTCGTAGCCCACCACCGACAGGTCGCCGGGGACATCGAGGCCGAGCTGACGGGCGGCACGCAGCACCCCCATCGCCTGCAGGTCGGAGCCGGCGAAGATCGCCGTTGGCCGGTCCGGCCGGCTCAGCAACTCGATGCCGTAGGAGTAGCCGGCGTCGAGGTGGAAGTTGCCGTGGCGGATCAGCGCCGGATCGACCGGCACGCCGAGTTCCTCGTGGGCACAGCGGAAACCCGCCGTGCGGGCCCGGGCGCAGAGCACCTCCCGCGGGCCGGAGATCATCGCGATCCGGCGATGCCCGAGCTCCAGCAGGTGGCGGGTGGCGAGCAGTCCACCGTTCCAGTTGTTCGAGCCGATGGTGGGCACGGAGGCCACGCTGGCGCTGTCGGTGTCGAGCACGACGACGGGTATCGACTGGCGTTGCAACTGTTGCCGTTGCTGGTCGGTCAGGTTGCACATCACCAGCAGCACGCCGAGGGGACGTCGGGCGATCACCGAGTCGACCCAGGACTGCGGCGGCCGGTGCGCGCCTTCCAGCTGCGAGAGCACCACGTGCGTGTCGGTGAGCGTGGTGACCGCCTCGACACCGCGGATGATCTCCAGGGCCCAGTCGGAGCCGAACTCGTGGAACACCAGCTCGATCTGGCCGTCGCCGGGCGCCCGGCGGGCACGGCGGCGGTAGCGGTGCCGCTCCAGGCTGGCCTCGACCCGCGCCCTGGTCCCGGCGGCGACGTCCGAGCGCCCGTTGAGGACCTTGGAGACCGTCGCCGCGGAGACACCGACCTCCTGCGCGATGGTCGCGATGGTCGCGGAGCCGAGCACGGCCGGCGAGCGGTTCACAGCCATCCGATCCTCTGCAACAGTCCCGAAAATTTCGGAGACTGTAGCACGGTGAGGACCGGTCACCGGTGACGCGAGTCAATGACGGCGGGGCCGTCACCGGGCAGCGACCGCTCACCTACAGATGCCGCAAATGCAGCGTGGCCAGTATGTCCCGAGCCTCTTGACACGCTCTGTCGACGCCCTTAAGTTCCCGACACAGGTGACGAACTGGTTTCCGAAAATTTCGATAATCGCCGCCTTCACGGCGGTCTGCGTGGCCCTGCCGGGACGATCTCCCGAGCGTGGCCGGAGGGGTTCGCATGACAAGTCAGCTGCCCGTCGACGATCGGTTGGTGTCCCCCGGCACCGATCCGTGGCGTGACCCGAGGCTGCGACCGGACGAACGGGCAGACGCGCTCATCCCGCTGATGTCACTGGAGGAGAAGATCGCCCAGCTGGTCGGCCTCTGGGTCGGCGCGGACGCCTCCGGCGAGGGCGTCGCCCCCCACCAGTCCGATCGGGTCGAGCACACGCCGCCCTGGCGGGATGCCATCCGGCACGGCCTGGGTCAGCTGACCCGGCCGTTCGGGACCGCGCCGGTCGATCCGGTCCTCGGCGCCCGCGCCCTGGCCGCCTCCCAGGCGCAGATCGTGGCGACGAGCCGGTTCGGGATTCCGGCCCAGGTGCACGAGGAGTGCCTCACCGGCTTCGCCGCCTGGCGTGCGACCGTGTACCCGGCGCCGCTGAGCTGGGGTGCGGCCTTCGACCCGGACCTGGTCGAGGAGATGGCCGGGCTGATCGGCCGGTCGATGCGGGCCGCCGGTGTCCACCAGGGACTGGCCCCGGTCCTGGACGTGACCCGCGACTACCGCTGGGGGCGTACCGAGGAGACGATCGGCGAGGATCCCTACCTGGTCGGGACGGTCGGCGCGGCGTACGTGCGCGGGCTGGAGCGGGCCGGCGTGGTGGCGACGCTGAAGCACTTCGCCGGCTACTCGGCCTCCCGGGGCGGGCGGAACCTGGCGCCGGTGCCGATGGGGCGCCGGGAACTGGCCGACGTCATCCTGCCACCGTTCGAGATGGCCCTGCGGCTCGGTGGCGCGCGATCGGTGATGCACTCGTACGCCGAGATCGACGGCGTGCCGGTGGCCGCCGACGAGGAACTGCTGACCCGGGTGCTGCGGGATCGGTGGGGCTTCGACGGGGTGCTGGTCGCGGACTACTTCGCCGTCCGCTTCCTGCAGTCCCTGCACGGCGTGGCCGCCGACGCCGCGGCGGCGGCCCGGCTCGCCCTGCGCGCCGGCACCGACGTGGAACTGCCCACAGTGGACGCCTACGGCGCGCCGCTGCTGGCCGCGGTGCGCTCCGGCGCGGTCGGTGCGGACCTGGTCGACCGCGCCCTGCGCCGGGTGCTGATCCAGAAGATCGAGCTGGGGCTGCTCGACGAGGAATGGCGTGAACTGCCCGCCAACGTCGACGAGCTGCGCCTGGACGACGAGGCCAACCAGGCCGTCGCCCTGCGCCTGGCCCGCCAGTCCGTCGTCCTGCTCCGTAACCGCGACGGGCTGCTGCCGCTCGCCGCCGACCGGCGCGTCGCGCTGGTCGGCCCGGTCGCGGACGACCCGATGGCGATGCTCGGGTGCTACTCCTTCCCCCTACACATCGGCGTGCAGTATCCGGAGCACGGCGTCGGCGTGGAGATTCCGTCCCTGCGCGAGGCGCTGCAGCGACGGCACCCGCAGCTCACCTTCGTCCCGGGTACCGACATCACCGGGGACGACACCTCCGGCATCGCCGCGGCGGTCGAGGCGGCCACCGACGCCGACGTCTGCGTCCTCGCGGTCGGCGACCGGGCCGGCATGTTCGGCCGGGGCACCTCCGGTGAGGGTTGCGACGCGGTCGACCTCCAGTTGCCCGGGGTACAGGCCGAACTGGTCCGCGCGGTACTGGCCACCGGAACCCCGGTGGTGCTGGTGGTGCTCTCCGGCCGGCCGTACGCGCTCGGCCCGGTGACGGACGGCGCGGGCGCGATCGTGCAGGGGTTCTTCCCCGGCCAACTCGGCGGCGAGGCGCTGGCCGAGGTGCTCACCGGCGCGGTCAACCCCTCCGGCCGGCTCCCGGTCAGTGTGCCGCGGGACATCGGCGGGTTGCCCGGCACCTACCTCTCCCCCACCCTGGGCCGCCGCTCGCGGGTGTCGTCGGTGGACCCGACGCCCGCGTTCCCGTTCGGCCACGGGTTGAGCTACACCACCTTCGAGTGGAGCGACGCCGAGGTGACCGGCGATTCGGGCGACGCCTCCGGCGCAACCGCCGCATGGCCGGTCGACGGCGAGGTGACGGTCGGCGTCACGGTGCGCAACACCGGCTCGCGGGCCGGCACCGAGGTCGTCCAGCTCTACCTGCACGATCCGGTGGCACAGACCACCAGGCCGGTGGTCCGCCTGATCGGGTACGCCAGGGTGCCGGCGGAGCCGGGTCAGACGGCCCGGGTCACCTTCCAGGTCCCCGCCGACGTCACCTCCTTCACCGGTGTGCACGGCCGGCGCGTGGTCGAGCCCGGCGACGTGCAGCTCCGCCTCGGCCGCTCCAGCGGCGACCCGGTGGCGAGCCTGGCCCTGCGGTTGGTCGGCGACGAGCGCGACGTCGGCCATCAGCGGGAACTGGTCTCGCAGGTACGCGTCGAGCCCGCCGTCCTCGCCGTCTCAGGGGGCCCGCGATGAGCGCACCGACCACGATGACCACGCCGGTGTCGCCCGGTGGCCCGCCGCGAAAGCCCCCCGCCCCACCCACCGCCCGCCAGGCCTGGCGCCGGGCGCTGCGCCGGGACTGGCAGCTGTACTCGCTGGCGATCCTGCCGCTGCTGTTCTTCCTGATCTTCCGGTACCTGCCGATGCTCGGCAACCTGATCGCCTTCCGCCGGTTCCAGCCCGGTGGCAACATCTTCGGCGAGTACTGGGTCGGCCTGCGGTACTTCAAGATGTTCTTCACCGACCCGACGTTCTGGAACGTCTTCACCAACACGCTGGTGCTGGGCGGGCTGACCCTGCTGTTCTGCTTCCCGCTGCCGATCGTGCTGGCGTTGCTGCTCAACGAGGTGCGGGCCCGCAGGCTGAAGCGGCTCGTGCAGTCGGTGTCGTACCTGCCGCACTTCCTGTCCATCGTGATCGTGGCCGCCATCGTGATGCAGATGCTGTCCATGGACGGCACGATCAACCAGCTCGTGCGCGCGGGCGACGGCGATCCGATTCCGTTCCTGCAACGACCGGAATGGTTCCGCACCATCTACGTCTCGTCGGAGATCTGGCAGACCGTCGGCTGGGGCACGATCCTCTACCTGGCCGCGCTCACCACCATCGACGACAACCTCTACGAGGCCTCGCGCATCGACGGCGCCAACCGGTGGCGGCAGACCTGGCACGTCACGCTGCCGGGCATCCGGCCGACCATGGTGACGCTGCTGATCCTCAACATCGGCACCTTCATGGCGGTCGGGTTCGAGAAGATCCTGCTGCTCTACAACCCGCTGACCTATCCGACCGCCGACGTCATCTCCACGTACCTGTTCCGGGTGGGCTTCGCGTCCAGCAACTTCAGTTACGCCGCGGCGATCGGGCTGTTCGAGGCGGTGATCGGGTTGGTCCTGGTCCTGTCCGCGAACCTGATCGCCCGCCGCACGGTAGGGACGAGCCTGTGGTGACCATCGAAGCGAACGGACCAGCCACCCCGCAGACCGCGCCCGGCGGCCCGCCGGTACGCCGGCGGCGGGGCATCCGGCAGACCCGGGGCTACCGGGCGTTCCAGGTGGCCAACGGCATCATCCTGACCATCGTCGTGATCGTGACGCTCTACCCGTTCGTCAACATCGTGGCCCGCTCGATGAGCCACGAGCGGTACATCCTCAGCGGCCAGGTGAACCTCATCCCGCGCGGTTTCACCCTGAGCACCTACGAGCTGTTGATGTCCGACTCGATGTTCTGGACGAACTACCGCAACACCGTGTTCTACACGGTCACCGCCACCGTCATCTCGATCGTGCTGACCACAACGTACGCCTATGTGCTCTCCAAGAAGCACCTCAGGGGACGCGGCGCGCTGATCACCATCGCGGTGTTCACGATGTTCTTCACCGGCGGCCTGATTCCCAACTACGTCCTGGTCACCAGCCTGGGCCTGAAGAACAGCGTCTGGGCCATCGCACTACCCAACGCCATCAACGTGTTCAACCTGCTGGTGATGAAGGCGTTCTTCGAGAGCCTGCCGGTCGACCTGGAGGAGGCCGCCGCGGTCGACGGGCTGAACACGTACGGCATCCTGCTACGGATCGTGCT
This is a stretch of genomic DNA from Micromonospora sp. WMMD1082. It encodes these proteins:
- a CDS encoding PHB depolymerase family esterase yields the protein MKKAIRAWCAVLAAIALAALAALSVPAPASAATLTEVTSFGTNPSNLRMYLYVPDRVAPRPGLLVAIHYCGGSGPAFHSGTQFAALADRYGYLVIYPSVTRSSQCFDVYSPQALRRGGGSDPVGIMSMVDHVRQRYPVDPARIFATGVSSGAMMTNVLLGLYPDVVAAGAAFAGVPFGCFATTGGSEWNSECANGQLIRTPQQWGDLVRNAYPGYTGARPRMQIWHGSNDEILRYPNFGEQVKQWTNVHGLSQTPTFTDTPQAGYTRTRYGGAGDTAPVEAVSMQGVPHNLPVDAAQAVRFFGLDSTPPSSPPPSSPPPSSPPPSSPPPTATPTPTVTPTTPPPSPTLPPGTGCRIGYVVNAWNSGLTASVTITNTGATAVNGWNLAFTLPGGQNITSGWNATYSPTSGAVTARNVSYNAAIAPNGSVTIGFQANHSGNTAAPASFTLNDTPCAVS
- a CDS encoding RICIN domain-containing protein, whose amino-acid sequence is MLLRTTTRAPRRWLVAVATLALLGAGVAMASPSAQAATVDPGATYVFVNRHSGKAMDVWNWSTADNAPVNQHARNDTAVQQWRFVDVGGGYYQIRSAHSGKVLELPNANDGVQLVQNSAASGNTRQHFRLADSAGGYVRFLNRHSNKALDVWAWSTADGGMISQYQDLDGANQQWQLVTLNTGGGSGCGSGAFQAEAVLSGGTWTARNGGSTVYTGADMRAAVQAAVNSLSAGRTSKQRVVVRGSGSISAGSRISLPSYTTIDVCGTINVTGSGSGDQAPIYSRGTTQIEVQNLTVTGTPLYGIFLRNVTNVILGQIDMRLSSGLGVRIDNRGDTSQWTRNVRIDNVYVSGASSHAVETYGVDGLTVGTVTARNVGESGLLLNETINATVTTVDAENAGTGTGYAAFRTANRAGRIGAGYPTNIRVDTVRARGGGRGIFCVSESGGVAVNRVDIANTGNNAILIENCSGVDIAAGGGTISGGGEVRLAARADFPGNRDITLRNFTLANSRIVENPCATNLTISNVTLSNSTISRC
- the manD gene encoding D-mannonate dehydratase ManD, which produces MKIADARVIVTCPGRNFVTLKIVTDDGVTGIGDATLNGRELAVASYLTDHVVPLLIGREADRIEDTWQYLYRGAYWRRGPVTMSAIAAVDTALWDIKGKVAGLPVYQLLGGRSREGVTVYGHANAPTVDALLAEVARYLDLGYRAIRVQTGVPGLAATYGVGRNRHHYEPADAAIPTETVWSSERYLTHVPSVFARVRSEFGPELKLLHDVHHRLTPIEAARLGKAVEPYALTWLEDPVPAELQEGFRLIRQHTTTPIAVGEVFNTIWDCQQLITEQLIDYVRATVVHAGGITHLRRIFDLAHLYHVRSGSHGATDLSPVCLAAALHLDVSIPNFGLQEYMPHTEATDAVFPHSYRFADGYLHPSEEPGLGVDIDEELAAQHPYRPAALPVNRLEDGTLHNW
- a CDS encoding endo-1,4-beta-xylanase; the protein is MNNASARASGRPATRLRPRNALVSAAVGLALVATSVVVVSSTASAATTLGASAAERGRYFGAAVAANKLSDSTYVGILNREFNSVTPENEMKLDATEPQQGVFNFTNADRIVNHAIAQGQTVRGHTLAWHSQQPGWMQNLSGTALRSAMLNHVTQVATYYRGKIHSWDVVNEAFADGSSGARRDSNLQRTGNDWIEAAFRAARAADPGAKLCYNDYNTDDWSHAKTQAVYDLVRDFRSRGVPIDCVGLQSHFNPNSPYPSNYRTTLSSFAALGVDVQITELDIEGSGTAQAETYRRVVTDCLAVSRCTGITVWGIRDSDSWRSGGTPLLFDASGNKKPAYNATLEALNGGTTPPPTTPPPTTPPPTTPPPTTPPPTTPPPGGAGCTASVSLNSWNGGFVATVRVTAGSSRINGWAVSIGLPSGSAVTNSWNTQASGTSGNVTFRNVSYNGAVAAGTSTEFGFQGTGAGPSGTPTCTAS
- a CDS encoding acetylxylan esterase; amino-acid sequence: MPLFDLSLDQLRQYAPAVAEPADFDAFWRSTLRAAAESPVLLDVRPEPTDLRLVDSWDVTFAGFAGDPVRAWYTRPSGVDDPLPVVVEYVGYGRGRGLPHERLIWPVAGYAHLLMDARGQSGQYGAGDTPDPHGEAHGGPSPVTRGILSPEGYYYRRLITDAVRAVQAARALPGVDPRRVVAAGNSQGGGLALAVAGLVPDLAAVLATAPFLCHLQRAIEITDVGVYGDIVNYLAINRDAEPAVRRTLSYVDGVTFARRASAPAHFGVGLRDMVCPPSTGFAAYNQYGAASGQPEPERAMHVYPFNGHEHGDATQVRRQLRWLAGVLGGADGTADRMAAPKLSETPA
- a CDS encoding substrate-binding domain-containing protein, producing MAVNRSPAVLGSATIATIAQEVGVSAATVSKVLNGRSDVAAGTRARVEASLERHRYRRRARRAPGDGQIELVFHEFGSDWALEIIRGVEAVTTLTDTHVVLSQLEGAHRPPQSWVDSVIARRPLGVLLVMCNLTDQQRQQLQRQSIPVVVLDTDSASVASVPTIGSNNWNGGLLATRHLLELGHRRIAMISGPREVLCARARTAGFRCAHEELGVPVDPALIRHGNFHLDAGYSYGIELLSRPDRPTAIFAGSDLQAMGVLRAARQLGLDVPGDLSVVGYDNLPVSAWIGPALTTVNQPLYDMAGTATQMLLDLARGNALPTSRIDLVAELIVRESTAPPP
- a CDS encoding glycoside hydrolase family 3 N-terminal domain-containing protein; the encoded protein is MTSQLPVDDRLVSPGTDPWRDPRLRPDERADALIPLMSLEEKIAQLVGLWVGADASGEGVAPHQSDRVEHTPPWRDAIRHGLGQLTRPFGTAPVDPVLGARALAASQAQIVATSRFGIPAQVHEECLTGFAAWRATVYPAPLSWGAAFDPDLVEEMAGLIGRSMRAAGVHQGLAPVLDVTRDYRWGRTEETIGEDPYLVGTVGAAYVRGLERAGVVATLKHFAGYSASRGGRNLAPVPMGRRELADVILPPFEMALRLGGARSVMHSYAEIDGVPVAADEELLTRVLRDRWGFDGVLVADYFAVRFLQSLHGVAADAAAAARLALRAGTDVELPTVDAYGAPLLAAVRSGAVGADLVDRALRRVLIQKIELGLLDEEWRELPANVDELRLDDEANQAVALRLARQSVVLLRNRDGLLPLAADRRVALVGPVADDPMAMLGCYSFPLHIGVQYPEHGVGVEIPSLREALQRRHPQLTFVPGTDITGDDTSGIAAAVEAATDADVCVLAVGDRAGMFGRGTSGEGCDAVDLQLPGVQAELVRAVLATGTPVVLVVLSGRPYALGPVTDGAGAIVQGFFPGQLGGEALAEVLTGAVNPSGRLPVSVPRDIGGLPGTYLSPTLGRRSRVSSVDPTPAFPFGHGLSYTTFEWSDAEVTGDSGDASGATAAWPVDGEVTVGVTVRNTGSRAGTEVVQLYLHDPVAQTTRPVVRLIGYARVPAEPGQTARVTFQVPADVTSFTGVHGRRVVEPGDVQLRLGRSSGDPVASLALRLVGDERDVGHQRELVSQVRVEPAVLAVSGGPR